Below is a genomic region from Deltaproteobacteria bacterium PRO3.
ACCCCCACGGCCGATCAGGGGGTTCTAGCGAAATCCGACGAATCCCATCAATATCAATCTTCGGGAAAAACTTTTTCTTTTTCCGAGAGTTTGAAGCCCAAAGCTAGAATGATCTTGCGCATCGTATCCATGCGGCAGCTCATCCCGCCTTCGACGCGGTCGATGGTGAGGGCGGACAGGCCCGCCTTGCGGGCCAACTCGGCCTTGCTCATGAGCTGCTCTTCGCGAATCTTCTGCACGTTGTTTTTCACGAGCCTGGTGTCTTTCTTAGGCTTGGCCGCTTCCGCCATAAGGGTTCCCGTCTTCCAGCAATGGTCTTTTGGTGATGCGCCCCGATGGTCTTTCTTCCGATCGGATACTGATGCGACGTTAGAAGAAAATGATGCAATCTTCAAGATTTTCTAATTCAATTTCGAAAAATTTTATTGAGTTAATATGCAATTAATTAAAATATAATTAATTTATATATAATTATACTAAATATCGCATGAATTGGAGGTAACCCCGGATCAGGCGCTCACCATGGAAAAGAAAGAGGAGGGAAACGAGGCCCAAGGCGCTGCCGAAGGGCAAGGGCGCCTCTTTGGATTGTCCCCGGAAGAGCATCAAGAGAACGCCGAAGACGATGCCCAGCACCGAGGCGAGGAGGAAGATGAAAAAGATCGCCTGCCAACCGAACAGGGCCCCCAGCATCGCGGCGAATTTCACGTCGCCGCCGCCCAGCCCCTCGCGCTTGCGCAGCCTTTGATAGGCGA
It encodes:
- a CDS encoding helix-turn-helix transcriptional regulator; translated protein: MAEAAKPKKDTRLVKNNVQKIREEQLMSKAELARKAGLSALTIDRVEGGMSCRMDTMRKIILALGFKLSEKEKVFPED